Proteins encoded together in one Candidatus Methylomirabilota bacterium window:
- a CDS encoding MFS transporter gives MTLRSARWLMLLVPASLYVFSWLHRVAPAVVATDLMRAFSITAAALGNLAAIYPYVFAAMALVAGSLADTLGPRWTIALGGATMGGGALVFGWAPSFDVAFAGRLLVGLGASVLLIAWLALASAWFRPDEFATISGFTQTIGNVGALAAAAPLALLVEAVGWRHTFVMIGAVTLVLAAAAAGLIRDRPEALGLPPVNPGGAGLAAPTLREVIRGVPAVVANRRTWPPILAAGGVYTTQITFLGLWGVPYLTQVHGLGRVNAATVVSMLAVGMGVGSPLAGRLSDRWLGRRRLPMLVFAAIYALCWVPLALPTAIRVPTALLAPFFLLMGLASSGLVLVWSCVREVNNPALVGIAVGFCNLPIFLGFALLQWATGVILDAKWTGLMADGARLYPAAAFQAAFGVCLALAAGGAVAAALVTETRCRNVWRPTDRL, from the coding sequence GTGACGCTTCGGAGCGCGCGCTGGCTCATGCTGCTCGTGCCGGCGTCGCTCTACGTGTTCTCCTGGCTCCATCGCGTCGCACCCGCCGTCGTCGCCACGGACCTCATGCGCGCGTTCTCCATCACCGCGGCCGCGCTCGGCAACCTGGCGGCCATCTATCCCTACGTCTTCGCCGCGATGGCGCTCGTCGCGGGGAGCCTCGCGGACACGCTCGGGCCGCGCTGGACGATCGCGCTCGGCGGCGCCACGATGGGCGGCGGCGCGCTCGTCTTCGGCTGGGCGCCCTCCTTCGACGTCGCGTTCGCCGGGCGGCTCCTCGTCGGCCTCGGCGCCTCGGTCCTGCTGATCGCGTGGCTCGCCCTCGCGTCGGCCTGGTTCCGTCCAGACGAGTTCGCGACGATCTCGGGCTTCACGCAGACGATCGGGAACGTGGGCGCGCTCGCCGCCGCCGCGCCGCTGGCGCTCCTGGTGGAGGCCGTCGGGTGGCGGCACACGTTCGTGATGATCGGCGCCGTGACGCTGGTGCTCGCCGCGGCGGCCGCCGGCCTGATCCGCGACCGGCCCGAGGCGCTGGGGCTGCCGCCCGTCAACCCCGGGGGCGCCGGACTCGCGGCGCCGACGCTCCGCGAGGTGATCCGCGGCGTCCCCGCGGTCGTCGCCAACCGGCGCACGTGGCCCCCGATCCTGGCCGCCGGGGGCGTCTACACGACGCAGATCACCTTCCTCGGCCTCTGGGGCGTGCCGTACCTCACACAGGTCCACGGCCTCGGCCGCGTGAACGCGGCGACCGTCGTCTCGATGCTCGCCGTCGGCATGGGCGTCGGCTCGCCGCTCGCTGGCCGGCTCTCCGACCGCTGGCTCGGGCGCCGGCGTCTGCCGATGCTCGTCTTCGCCGCGATCTACGCGCTTTGCTGGGTGCCGCTCGCGCTCCCCACGGCGATCCGCGTGCCCACCGCGCTCCTGGCGCCGTTCTTCCTGCTGATGGGCCTCGCCTCCTCCGGCCTCGTCCTCGTCTGGAGCTGCGTGCGCGAGGTGAACAACCCGGCGCTCGTCGGCATCGCCGTCGGCTTCTGCAACCTTCCCATCTTCCTCGGCTTCGCGCTGCTCCAGTGGGCCACCGGCGTGATCCTGGATGCGAAGTGGACGGGACTCATGGCGGACGGCGCGCGGCTCTACCCCGCCGC